In one window of Macrobrachium rosenbergii isolate ZJJX-2024 chromosome 11, ASM4041242v1, whole genome shotgun sequence DNA:
- the LOC136843495 gene encoding uncharacterized protein has translation MSECACVCLGDVVHLQWRQQQQQQQQQQLLGPHMAALAPLEPAATAAEVAEGGGGGRGGGGGGGGGLGRWWATSSGRRVRGVGENIREARSPVCFSSYFDIEIFEVVRWSCNVKLAWSPPPPLSPPPPPLLYHSGALKMRKLSLRCSPTPHTVSGVGPPPTPPPSQGLSPTPTPPTTPARRLVSSRSLGSTSSPPLTPPVTQYNIPACLPSHQHHAQLPPTPGPPSHRSLPALHAHHIQNDSHPHYSSHPTLHPHHHHHHPPPLSPSPIPVPVPIPVPIPGLMTNPEVMPPHSPHSPLIGPSPHSSPPANNVRPPGSHFSHAAALSGHQHPRQLPGLPRHHTFGGVGSGRILPPAPHVDPSCPAAAAVATASAVAAAAAAAASSTTSNTSPLPPPINTSMSSSLAARPAHALQSPNYKYSLDVPRVNLRDLRSNTYPPPGTEGSSTSQSSSTTSGGTSGSQNSPDIAPPPSPRLSPGGMILVTGRSSPQLPPTSPIPRVPPPHSPGPRSSLSSSVSSSCATSPVPRLSPVPRSPGHASLSFSQSAHSSPGSAHASPSHAHAASPIARSSPIPLTRGSPTPTLPPTPTFHGSPARRKSSLTEAGSPMLRKTTRPPLQRSHATAG, from the exons ATGAGTGAATGTGCGTGCGTTTGTCTCGGAGACGTCGTGCACTTGCAgtggcggcagcagcagcagcagcagcagcagcagcagcttttgGGGCCACACATGGCCGCCCTGGCTCCA TTAGAACCAGCGGCGACAGCTGCAGAAGTAGctgaaggaggtggaggaggaagaggtggaggaggaggaggaggagggggattagGAAGGTGGTGGGCAACAAGTAGTGGAAGACGTGTGAGGGGTGTGGGTG AGAACATTCGGGAGGCTCGCAGTCCAGTCTGCTTCAGCAGCTATTTTGATATAGAGATTTTCGAAGTGGTGAGA TGGTCGTGTAATGTGAAGTTGGCGTggtctccacctcctcctctatctcctcctcctcctcctctgctttaCCACTCCGGTGCCCTCAAAATGCGCAAATTATCATTGCGATGCTCGCCAACCCCTCATACTGTATCGGGCGTGGGACCTCCACCCACTCCGCCACCTTCTCAAGGGCTGTCACCTACTCCTACGCCACCCACCACGCCTGCACGGCGGCTGGTATCGTCACGGTCTTTGGGTTCTACATCATCTCCTCCTTTGACACCTCCAGTCACTCAGTATAACATCCCGGCCTGTTTACCCTCTCACCAACACCATGCACAGCTCCCGCCTACCCCAGGACCACCGTCTCATCGGTCTCTTCCGGCTCTCCATGCCCACCACATCCAAAACGACTCCCATCCTCACTATTCTTCTCACCCAACTCTACatcctcaccaccaccaccatcatcctcctcctctctccccctctcctatACCTGTGCCTGTTCCAATCCCAGTTCCAATTCCAGGTCTCATGACCAACCCGGAAGTCATGCCGCCCCATTCGCCCCATTCCCCCCTCATTGGCCCGTCACCCCACTCCTCTCCACCTGCTAACAATGTCCGGCCACCTGGCAGCCATTTTTCTCATGCAGCAGCACTTAGTGGACATCAGCATCCAAGACAACTTCCTGGATTACCTCGTCATCATACCTTCGGGGGTGTTGGCAGTGGGCGTATTTTGCCTCCGGCCCCTCATGTGGATCCATCATgcccagctgctgctgctgtcgcAACAGCATCAGCAGTGGCAGCtgctgcagcagcagctgcaTCTAGCACAACATCAAATACCTCTCCACTGCCTCCCCCCATTAATACCAGTATGAGTAGCAGCTTGGCTGCTCGACCTGCTCATGCCCTGCAGTCCCCCAATTACAAGTACAGCCTTGATGTGCCCAGGGTCAATTTACGTGACCTTCGCAGTAATACTTATCCACCTCCAGGCACAGAAGGGTCCTCTACATCCCAGTCCTCATCCACCACGAGTGGGGGCACAAGTGGTTCCCAGAACTCTCCTGATAttgcccctcccccttctccaagGCTTTCTCCGGGGGGTATGATTTTGGTTACTGGGAGGTCATCTCCTCAGCTTCCCCCAACATCTCCCATCCCCCGAGTGCCACCACCACACTCCCCAGGACCGCGGTCATCACTGTCATCATCTGTTTCATCTTCATGTGCCACTTCACCTGTGCCCCGCCTGTCGCCAGTGCCACGCTCTCCTGGACATGCCTCTCTTTCATTCTCGCAATCCGCCCACTCGTCTCCAGGTTCGGCCCATGCCTCGCCAAGCCATGCCCATGCTGCTTCTCCTATTGCACGTTCGTCGCCAATACCACTGACACGGGGTTCTCCCACACCCACACTTCCGCCAACACCAACATTCCATGGATCTCCTGCACGAAGGAAAAGTTCCCTGACTGAAGCTGGGTCACCAATGCTAAGGAAAACTACCCGACCACCTCTCCAGAGATCACATGCGACCGCTGGGTGA